The following proteins are encoded in a genomic region of bacterium:
- the gmk gene encoding guanylate kinase, with amino-acid sequence MGKNLLIVISAPSGAGKTTICKRLIKTTPNLVFSVSMTTRQPRENEINGADYIFVDVDEFEDKIKKGEFIEWAKIYDDYYGTPKKFLNESLASGMDVLLDIDAQGAMNVQGRYRDNSVLIFIIPPFIEDLKTRLSNRMTDSLEEIEKRLSLAKQELKNLEKYDYCVVNDDIGVTVGKLKSIIIAEKNKVKKIGKEILEQLGIEDV; translated from the coding sequence ATGGGGAAAAATCTACTTATTGTCATCTCCGCTCCTTCGGGTGCAGGGAAAACAACGATATGTAAAAGATTAATCAAAACTACACCTAATCTTGTCTTTTCTGTATCAATGACTACCAGACAACCACGCGAGAATGAAATTAATGGAGCTGATTATATTTTTGTTGATGTTGATGAATTTGAGGATAAAATTAAAAAGGGTGAATTTATCGAATGGGCAAAGATTTATGATGATTATTATGGCACCCCTAAAAAATTCCTTAATGAATCACTTGCCTCTGGAATGGATGTTCTCCTCGACATTGATGCTCAAGGGGCAATGAATGTTCAGGGAAGATATAGAGATAACAGTGTCCTGATATTTATTATCCCACCTTTCATAGAGGATTTAAAAACACGATTATCCAATCGAATGACAGATAGCCTGGAAGAAATAGAAAAACGACTTTCACTGGCAAAACAAGAATTAAAAAATCTTGAGAAGTATGATTATTGCGTCGTCAATGACGACATAGGAGTAACGGTCGGAAAATTAAAATCTATCATTATTGCGGAGAAAAATAAGGTAAAAAAAATTGGGAAAGAGATTTTAGAGCAATTGGGAATAGAAGATGTATAA
- a CDS encoding YicC/YloC family endoribonuclease — MLKSMTGYGAGSNEYFSVEIQAVNHKFSEIKILTPSFMTFLENKIKEYVQEKVNRGKLYIPINTKNSVTSSFNKFQIDHNLVKAYLDSFRQVGKSFRLKDDLKLSHIIGISNIISKNSDMEIKDKLWEWLKEPLNKAVKGLLSTRISEGKKIETELKLRINNIKELVAEIEKKTPQVILEYQEKLKNRLSTLKIDKEFFDETRLYQEIAIFADKCDITEELVRLKSHIQQFDDTLAVDKPIGRQLEFLAQELHREINTIGSKTGDIKIIQFVLQAKNELEKVREQIQNVE; from the coding sequence ATGCTCAAAAGTATGACGGGATATGGTGCTGGGAGTAATGAATATTTTAGTGTAGAAATTCAGGCGGTCAATCATAAATTTTCCGAGATAAAGATTTTAACACCTTCTTTTATGACTTTTCTTGAGAATAAAATTAAAGAATATGTCCAGGAAAAAGTCAACCGTGGAAAACTCTATATTCCTATCAACACAAAAAACAGCGTGACATCGTCTTTTAATAAATTTCAAATAGACCATAATTTAGTAAAGGCATATTTGGATTCTTTCCGCCAGGTAGGTAAATCATTCCGATTAAAAGATGACCTTAAACTAAGCCATATCATTGGAATAAGTAATATTATCAGTAAAAATTCTGATATGGAAATAAAAGATAAATTATGGGAGTGGTTGAAGGAACCATTAAATAAAGCCGTTAAGGGATTATTATCAACAAGAATAAGTGAAGGGAAAAAGATAGAGACTGAGTTAAAATTAAGAATTAACAACATAAAAGAATTAGTGGCAGAAATTGAAAAAAAAACACCACAGGTAATTTTAGAATATCAGGAGAAATTAAAAAATAGACTGTCCACACTAAAAATAGATAAAGAGTTTTTTGATGAAACCCGACTTTATCAAGAGATAGCTATTTTTGCGGATAAGTGTGATATTACTGAAGAATTAGTCCGACTAAAAAGCCATATTCAGCAATTTGATGATACATTAGCCGTAGATAAGCCAATAGGCAGACAATTAGAGTTTTTAGCCCAGGAATTACATCGAGAGATAAATACCATTGGTTCTAAAACAGGGGATATAAAAATTATTCAGTTTGTCCTTCAGGCAAAAAATGAATTAGAAAAGGTTCGTGAACAAATTCAAAATGTAGAGTAA
- a CDS encoding ATP-binding protein translates to MELKDIKQILIDQKEELEDSLKGKKIIEREVLGEYKKFLKSSLIKIITGPRRAGKSVLGYEMLKDKNFAYVNFDDERLFTLETKDLNLLLQTIYEIYQKPDFIFLDEIQNVNNWELFVNRLKRRGFNLIITGSNARMLSKELATHLTGRYFSLELYPFSFREYLYFNNFDYQKKDISTKDTASIRRFWENYLSSGGFPEVIQGEYYKKYLISLYSTVITKDVIIRHNIKYINTLKEFANYLISNFARQITFNKLKNIFSLKSVHTAKNYFSFIEESYLIFQIERFSYKSKERLTAPRKIYAVDTGLINALSTKFSQEIGKIYENVVAIELMRRKFLNPKEDIYYWQNSYNYEVDFVIKEELKVKQLIQVCYDIKNYDTRKREINSLLKASGNLKCNDLLILTDDVEEKEKVKGKIITFIPLWKWIICH, encoded by the coding sequence ATGGAACTTAAAGATATAAAACAGATCTTAATTGACCAAAAAGAAGAATTAGAAGATTCCTTAAAAGGGAAAAAGATTATTGAAAGAGAGGTTTTAGGGGAATATAAAAAATTTCTAAAATCTTCTTTAATCAAAATAATCACTGGACCCAGAAGAGCTGGGAAATCAGTTTTGGGCTATGAGATGTTAAAAGATAAAAATTTTGCCTATGTAAATTTTGATGATGAACGGCTTTTTACTTTAGAAACTAAAGACCTGAATTTACTTCTTCAGACAATTTATGAAATATATCAAAAACCCGATTTTATCTTTCTTGATGAAATCCAGAATGTTAATAATTGGGAACTTTTTGTAAACCGGTTGAAAAGAAGAGGATTTAATTTAATCATAACTGGCAGTAACGCCAGGATGTTGAGTAAAGAATTGGCTACTCATCTTACGGGAAGATATTTTTCCTTGGAACTTTATCCATTTTCTTTTCGTGAATATTTATATTTTAATAATTTTGACTATCAAAAAAAGGACATTAGCACAAAAGATACGGCTTCGATAAGAAGATTCTGGGAGAACTATTTATCCTCTGGAGGATTTCCTGAGGTTATTCAAGGTGAATATTATAAGAAATATCTTATTTCGCTATATTCAACAGTTATAACCAAAGATGTAATTATAAGACATAACATAAAATATATAAATACCTTAAAGGAATTTGCAAATTATTTAATTTCTAACTTTGCCCGCCAGATTACTTTTAATAAACTTAAAAATATCTTCTCTTTAAAAAGTGTTCATACGGCAAAAAACTACTTTTCTTTTATTGAGGAATCATATTTAATCTTCCAAATTGAGAGATTTTCCTATAAAAGTAAGGAAAGGTTAACTGCACCAAGAAAAATTTATGCAGTTGACACAGGGCTGATAAATGCTTTGTCCACAAAATTTTCTCAAGAAATAGGAAAAATTTATGAGAATGTTGTAGCAATTGAACTAATGAGAAGAAAGTTTCTTAATCCCAAGGAAGATATCTATTATTGGCAGAATTCTTATAATTATGAGGTTGATTTTGTAATTAAAGAAGAATTAAAGGTTAAGCAGTTAATTCAGGTTTGTTATGACATCAAGAATTACGATACCAGAAAAAGAGAGATTAACTCCTTACTTAAGGCAAGTGGAAATCTAAAATGCAACGATTTACTAATTTTGACTGATGATGTAGAAGAAAAAGAAAAGGTTAAGGGTAAAATAATAACCTTCATCCCATTATGGAAATGGATAATTTGCCATTAA
- the coaBC gene encoding bifunctional phosphopantothenoylcysteine decarboxylase/phosphopantothenate--cysteine ligase CoaBC, protein MYNGKNIILGITGSIAAYKSAEITSQLVKLGANVTVIMTKSAIQFISPLTLQTISKNKVITDLFEIPASSGVEHITLVDKADIFLIAPATANIIGKIACGIADDFLTTFALACHCPILIAPAMNEKMYLNPMVQANIKKLKSYGIQFIEPEEGILACGEKGLGKLAHVDKILTEIDLILNSSSLLKGKKILVTAGGTREPIDPVRYIGNRSSGKMGYALALAAKEFGAEVTLISAPTQLEPPQGVKTIFVETALQMQDEVLKAFPEVDVVISAAAVADFSPIQVAPQKIKKTTASLSLELKKTPDILAQLGKNKKDKILIGFAAESENLILNAKKKLKEKNLDLIVVNDIKTGFGQDTSQVTIITRDDRIEELPLLPKKEIARRILAEIRFGRVRVKFMGKKYSES, encoded by the coding sequence ATGTATAACGGTAAAAATATTATTCTGGGAATAACAGGAAGTATAGCGGCTTATAAATCTGCAGAGATAACCAGTCAGTTAGTCAAACTTGGAGCAAATGTTACGGTTATAATGACTAAATCTGCGATACAATTCATCTCACCTCTTACCCTTCAAACCATATCTAAAAATAAAGTCATCACAGACCTTTTTGAGATACCTGCTTCATCCGGGGTAGAGCACATAACTTTGGTAGATAAAGCGGATATTTTCTTAATTGCCCCAGCCACAGCAAATATTATTGGTAAAATAGCCTGCGGTATAGCCGATGATTTTTTAACCACTTTTGCCCTTGCCTGTCATTGTCCTATTCTCATTGCCCCGGCGATGAATGAAAAAATGTATCTTAACCCAATGGTCCAGGCAAATATCAAAAAATTAAAATCTTATGGTATCCAGTTTATTGAACCAGAAGAGGGCATTTTAGCCTGTGGTGAAAAAGGATTAGGCAAATTAGCCCATGTAGATAAAATACTTACCGAGATTGACTTGATTTTAAATTCATCATCTCTACTGAAGGGTAAAAAGATTTTAGTTACTGCTGGTGGCACACGCGAGCCAATTGACCCAGTTCGCTATATCGGAAATCGCTCTTCAGGTAAAATGGGTTACGCCCTGGCTTTGGCGGCTAAAGAATTTGGTGCTGAGGTAACATTGATTAGTGCCCCGACTCAATTAGAGCCGCCTCAAGGTGTAAAAACTATTTTTGTAGAAACCGCCTTACAAATGCAAGATGAGGTATTAAAGGCATTTCCAGAGGTTGATGTCGTCATATCTGCGGCGGCAGTTGCCGATTTTTCACCCATCCAGGTTGCCCCACAAAAGATTAAAAAAACTACCGCAAGCCTATCTTTGGAATTAAAAAAGACCCCTGACATCCTCGCCCAACTGGGCAAAAATAAAAAAGATAAAATACTCATAGGCTTTGCCGCTGAATCTGAAAACCTTATCTTAAATGCAAAAAAGAAATTAAAAGAAAAAAACTTAGACCTGATTGTGGTTAATGATATTAAAACAGGATTTGGTCAAGACACAAGCCAGGTAACAATTATTACTAGGGATGATAGAATTGAGGAATTACCACTTCTACCTAAAAAAGAGATTGCAAGACGAATCCTTGCAGAAATCAGATTTGGGCGGGTGCGTGTAAAATTTATGGGTAAAAAATATTCTGAGAGTTAG
- the topA gene encoding type I DNA topoisomerase, whose amino-acid sequence MMKSLIIVESPAKTRTINKYLGAEFKVASSMGHIKDLPRDALGVDVTDNFKPKYVVIPDRRKILKELKEFALKMDNIYLATDPDREGEAISWHLSHELNARQIYRLTFNEITKPAILEALKHPGKIDNNKVDAQQARRILDRLVGYLISPILNKNVQKGLSAGRVQSVAVRLICEREQEIEAFVPEEYWSITAKLQKETKEVFNAKLEKIDAKKIKIPNKETSEQILTELKGKEFIVDKVIKKDKQQNPVPPFITSTLQQEAARKLNFKAKKTMLVAQQLYEGLDVGEESPVGIITYMRTDAVRVSTEAQTQAREYIKKEFGSQYLPLKPPQYKSKKSAQEAHEAIRPTSVFRKPDEIKEYLTPDQYRLYKLIWTRFIASQMTAALLEVTRVEILVENKFLFVATGTVVKFDGFMAVYTEGKDEEEEKEDILPQLKEKERLILLELIPKQHWTQPPPRYTEATLVKALEEKGIGRPSTYAAIISTIQERNYVRLEEKKFFLTELGKLVTQLLIKSFPDILDVGFTAQLEDKLDKIEEGEVNWIDVLQNFYIPFKNSLSKAQEEMRNVKKEQEKVTSILCEKCHKPMVVKIGKHGKFLACSGFPNCRNIKNIELKENGEIQVKQVEETEILCDKCHKPMIIKEGRYGKFLACSGYPKCKNLKSLEKKEEKPPVITETKCEKCGANMLLREGKYGKFLACSNYPKCKFTQSVSSGLLCPTGCGGELTRKRSKKGFFYGCSNYPKCEFATWGNPVETKCPECGYMVVEKKSKSGLKILACTRKGCNYEEDVSTDFADYKRR is encoded by the coding sequence ATGATGAAATCTTTAATTATCGTCGAATCACCGGCAAAAACAAGAACTATAAATAAATATTTAGGTGCAGAATTTAAGGTTGCCTCATCTATGGGACATATAAAAGACTTGCCAAGAGATGCACTTGGCGTAGATGTTACAGATAACTTCAAACCAAAATATGTCGTTATCCCTGACCGAAGAAAAATACTAAAAGAACTCAAAGAGTTTGCCTTGAAAATGGACAATATCTATTTAGCCACTGACCCTGACCGTGAAGGAGAGGCAATATCATGGCATTTATCCCACGAATTAAATGCCAGGCAGATATATCGACTTACCTTTAATGAAATTACTAAACCCGCTATCTTAGAGGCATTAAAACATCCTGGTAAAATTGATAACAATAAGGTTGATGCCCAGCAGGCGAGAAGAATACTGGATAGATTGGTTGGGTATCTTATTAGCCCAATATTAAATAAAAATGTGCAAAAAGGGTTAAGCGCTGGCAGGGTGCAATCTGTGGCGGTTAGACTTATTTGTGAGCGAGAACAGGAAATCGAGGCATTTGTTCCGGAAGAATACTGGTCTATCACCGCTAAACTACAAAAGGAAACTAAAGAGGTATTTAACGCAAAATTAGAGAAGATAGATGCCAAAAAGATAAAAATTCCGAATAAGGAGACATCTGAGCAAATCTTAACAGAACTAAAAGGTAAGGAATTCATTGTTGATAAGGTTATCAAGAAAGATAAGCAACAAAATCCCGTTCCACCCTTTATTACTTCAACACTTCAACAAGAGGCGGCACGAAAACTAAACTTTAAGGCAAAAAAGACGATGCTCGTTGCCCAACAATTATATGAAGGTCTGGATGTTGGTGAAGAATCGCCAGTTGGAATTATAACCTATATGCGAACGGATGCCGTAAGAGTATCTACAGAGGCACAAACACAGGCAAGAGAGTATATTAAAAAGGAATTTGGCTCACAATATCTACCGCTAAAACCGCCTCAATACAAAAGTAAAAAATCAGCTCAAGAGGCACATGAGGCGATTCGTCCAACCTCTGTTTTCAGAAAACCAGATGAAATTAAAGAATATTTAACCCCAGACCAATACAGGTTATATAAACTCATCTGGACCCGATTTATTGCCTCACAGATGACAGCGGCTTTATTAGAAGTTACAAGGGTTGAGATTTTAGTTGAAAATAAATTTTTATTTGTCGCCACCGGCACAGTCGTCAAATTCGATGGGTTTATGGCTGTATATACCGAAGGAAAAGACGAGGAAGAAGAAAAAGAGGATATTTTACCACAACTTAAAGAAAAAGAACGATTAATTTTATTAGAATTAATTCCAAAACAACATTGGACTCAACCCCCGCCGCGATATACAGAGGCAACATTAGTTAAAGCACTGGAAGAAAAGGGTATTGGCAGACCAAGCACTTATGCGGCTATTATCAGCACTATCCAGGAAAGAAATTATGTTCGGCTGGAAGAGAAAAAATTCTTCCTGACAGAACTGGGTAAATTGGTTACACAATTATTAATCAAAAGTTTTCCGGATATTTTAGATGTAGGATTTACCGCCCAATTAGAAGATAAACTCGATAAGATTGAAGAGGGGGAGGTGAACTGGATTGATGTTTTGCAGAATTTCTACATTCCTTTTAAAAATTCCCTGAGTAAGGCACAGGAAGAAATGAGAAATGTGAAAAAAGAGCAGGAAAAAGTAACCTCAATCTTATGTGAAAAATGTCATAAACCAATGGTTGTCAAAATTGGTAAACATGGGAAATTCTTAGCGTGCTCTGGATTCCCTAACTGCCGGAATATCAAAAACATTGAATTAAAAGAAAATGGTGAAATACAGGTAAAACAAGTTGAAGAAACAGAAATACTTTGTGATAAATGCCATAAACCAATGATAATTAAAGAAGGCAGGTATGGTAAATTTTTAGCCTGCTCCGGGTATCCAAAGTGTAAAAATCTGAAATCCCTTGAAAAAAAGGAAGAAAAACCACCAGTCATAACTGAGACAAAGTGTGAAAAATGCGGGGCAAATATGCTTTTACGAGAAGGTAAATATGGTAAATTTTTAGCCTGTAGTAATTATCCCAAATGTAAATTTACTCAATCTGTTAGTTCGGGCCTACTGTGTCCGACGGGCTGTGGCGGAGAATTGACGAGGAAAAGAAGTAAAAAGGGTTTTTTCTATGGCTGTTCTAATTATCCTAAGTGTGAATTTGCTACCTGGGGCAATCCAGTTGAGACAAAATGCCCTGAATGTGGATATATGGTTGTTGAAAAGAAAAGCAAAAGTGGTTTGAAAATATTAGCCTGCACACGCAAGGGATGTAATTATGAAGAAGATGTATCCACAGATTTCGCAGATTATAAAAGGAGATAA